The following proteins come from a genomic window of Geomonas sp. RF6:
- a CDS encoding DUF1499 domain-containing protein — MKGEEEKGEGRFLVQPATVAVLAVFCLLALLVAGFGSRLGLWHFRTGFTVLRVVAYCGLVAAGAAAVTLFIAAKRKKKVSMVLSVLALAAAVVAVALPVSWGVKASRVPKIHDISTDVNSPPQFVAVAPQRPDRVQYGGAAVASEQLKAYPDLKTVILNMPADQAFAKALVTAKEMGWEVVAMVPAEGRIEATDTTFWFGFKDDISIRVVPAGERSLLDLRSASRVGISDVGTNAERIRSYLKKFQGGGA; from the coding sequence ATGAAAGGGGAAGAGGAAAAGGGGGAGGGGAGGTTTCTTGTTCAGCCCGCGACAGTGGCGGTGCTGGCTGTCTTTTGCCTGCTGGCACTTCTTGTGGCCGGCTTCGGCTCGCGCCTTGGCCTCTGGCACTTCCGGACCGGTTTTACCGTATTGAGGGTGGTGGCCTACTGCGGGCTTGTCGCGGCAGGCGCTGCGGCGGTCACCCTTTTTATTGCCGCAAAAAGGAAGAAGAAGGTCTCCATGGTCTTGAGCGTTCTCGCCCTTGCCGCTGCTGTGGTAGCTGTCGCCCTTCCCGTGTCGTGGGGGGTGAAGGCGAGCCGAGTCCCGAAGATCCACGACATCAGCACCGATGTGAACTCTCCGCCACAGTTCGTGGCTGTCGCTCCGCAGCGCCCTGACCGGGTGCAGTACGGAGGGGCTGCTGTGGCCTCGGAGCAGTTGAAGGCCTACCCGGATCTGAAGACGGTAATCCTCAACATGCCTGCCGACCAGGCTTTTGCGAAGGCCCTGGTGACCGCAAAGGAGATGGGGTGGGAGGTCGTGGCCATGGTTCCCGCCGAGGGGAGGATCGAAGCGACTGACACGACCTTCTGGTTCGGCTTCAAGGATGATATCTCCATACGGGTAGTGCCTGCCGGCGAACGATCCCTCCTTGACCTCCGTTCCGCCTCCAGGGTGGGGATAAGTGACGTCGGCACCAACGCGGAGAGGATCAGGTCGTACCTGAAGAAGTTTCAGGGGGGAGGGGCATAG
- a CDS encoding acetylserotonin O-methyltransferase, whose amino-acid sequence MNDWNVPKLLELSGSYWNVCTVQAGVKLNVFTPLAEGALSADELATRLSCDPRGMETLLNALSALGLLEKRNARYGATPFAARFLSRTSPEYLGHIIMHHHHLLPSWTRLDQAVATGVPVRESVAYEDDASVRESFLMGMFNLAMQLAPRVAEGLDLKGRKRLLDLGGGPGTYAIHFCLQNPEMFAVICDLPSTRKFAEETVGRFNLSDRISFEARDFDTEEIPGGFDAAWLSHILHGEGPRGCATILRKAAAALNPGGLLMVQEFILDDTKDRPLFPALFSLNMLVGTTEGRSYSQGEISAMLEEAGARDIRRIPLELPNGAGAIAGTIPG is encoded by the coding sequence ATGAACGACTGGAATGTGCCGAAGCTCCTCGAACTCTCAGGGAGCTACTGGAATGTGTGCACCGTGCAGGCCGGGGTGAAATTAAACGTCTTCACGCCGCTGGCGGAAGGGGCTCTTTCCGCCGACGAACTGGCGACACGACTCTCCTGCGATCCCCGCGGAATGGAGACGCTCCTCAACGCCCTCTCGGCTCTCGGGCTTCTGGAGAAAAGGAACGCCCGATATGGCGCCACTCCTTTCGCCGCCCGTTTCCTCTCCCGGACCTCCCCCGAGTACCTGGGGCACATCATCATGCACCATCACCACCTTCTCCCGTCGTGGACAAGGCTTGATCAGGCGGTTGCGACAGGGGTGCCGGTGCGGGAGAGTGTCGCCTACGAAGATGATGCCTCCGTGCGGGAGAGCTTCCTCATGGGGATGTTCAACCTCGCCATGCAGCTCGCTCCGAGGGTCGCGGAGGGGCTCGACCTGAAGGGGCGCAAGCGCCTCCTTGATCTGGGCGGTGGTCCCGGCACCTACGCGATTCACTTCTGCCTGCAAAACCCGGAGATGTTCGCCGTCATCTGCGATCTACCTAGCACGCGGAAATTCGCCGAAGAGACGGTGGGACGCTTCAACCTCTCGGACCGGATCAGCTTCGAGGCCCGCGACTTCGACACGGAGGAGATACCCGGCGGCTTCGACGCGGCGTGGCTCTCCCACATACTGCACGGCGAGGGGCCGCGGGGGTGCGCCACGATACTCCGCAAGGCGGCCGCCGCGCTGAACCCGGGGGGGCTTCTGATGGTGCAGGAGTTCATCCTCGACGACACGAAGGATCGCCCCCTCTTCCCGGCGCTCTTTTCGCTGAACATGCTCGTGGGGACGACGGAAGGGCGGTCCTACTCGCAGGGAGAGATCAGCGCGATGCTGGAGGAGGCGGGGGCGCGCGACATACGTCGCATCCCGCTCGAACTGCCGAACGGCGCGGGAGCCATTGCCGGTACTATCCCGGGGTAG
- a CDS encoding ammonia-forming cytochrome c nitrite reductase subunit c552 translates to MQVKGLGKWSALALVALVLLAAGCSKPQAKAQTAQVTKPEIADNAIDPAEWGKVYPEQYELWQMTSQPTLPTKTKYKHGYEVGVDPRPDKLDEYPFLALLYNGWGFGLEYKEPRGHYFMVQDQLEVDPGRKKAGGSCLACKTPYAPMLRNEMGAAFYSTPYKDVLAKLPADKQSLGVACSDCHDSRTLDTRISRNFTLGRALKDIGVDATKLSRDDRRTLVCAQCHVTYVIPKDKDMNSTDVVFPWAGSQRGHITIENIIKFIRSNPAHLEWKQAVTGFKMGFIRHPEYELFSNGSPHWAGGVTCSDCHLPQVTMNGKKVSDHRITSPLKSDLKACVACHQEAPDSLRKKVYAIQDRTVSLFLRTGYATATVAKIFEMANKANAEGKKVDPALYAQAKEAYEEAFYRLVFIGAENSVGFHNPQESLRVLGDAQKYAAKADATLRQAMKSAGVPVPVKVDLQLSKYLNERGAKKLMFHPEREIKDPFEGK, encoded by the coding sequence ATGCAAGTAAAGGGTTTGGGGAAATGGTCGGCTCTTGCGCTGGTAGCGCTCGTGCTCCTTGCTGCCGGCTGTTCGAAGCCTCAGGCGAAGGCGCAGACTGCACAGGTGACGAAGCCGGAGATAGCGGATAACGCCATAGACCCGGCGGAGTGGGGGAAGGTGTATCCGGAGCAGTATGAGCTGTGGCAGATGACGTCGCAGCCGACGCTCCCTACCAAGACGAAGTACAAGCACGGCTACGAGGTCGGCGTCGACCCGCGTCCCGACAAGCTCGACGAATATCCATTTCTCGCCCTCCTGTACAACGGCTGGGGTTTTGGTCTCGAGTACAAGGAGCCGCGCGGCCACTACTTCATGGTGCAGGACCAGCTGGAGGTCGACCCGGGGAGAAAGAAGGCGGGCGGCTCCTGCCTCGCCTGCAAGACTCCGTACGCGCCGATGCTGCGCAATGAGATGGGCGCCGCCTTCTACAGCACGCCGTACAAGGATGTGCTGGCGAAGCTTCCGGCTGACAAGCAGTCTCTCGGCGTTGCCTGCAGCGATTGCCACGACAGCCGCACCCTCGACACCCGGATCAGCCGCAACTTCACCCTCGGCAGGGCGCTCAAGGATATCGGCGTCGATGCCACGAAGCTCTCCCGCGACGACAGGCGCACGCTGGTATGCGCCCAGTGTCACGTCACCTACGTCATACCGAAGGACAAGGACATGAACTCCACCGATGTCGTCTTCCCCTGGGCCGGCAGCCAGAGGGGGCACATCACCATCGAGAACATCATCAAGTTCATCAGGAGCAATCCTGCGCACCTGGAGTGGAAGCAGGCGGTCACCGGCTTCAAGATGGGATTCATCAGGCACCCCGAGTACGAGCTCTTCTCCAACGGCAGCCCGCACTGGGCCGGCGGGGTCACCTGCTCCGACTGCCATCTGCCGCAGGTCACCATGAACGGGAAGAAGGTCTCCGACCACCGTATCACGAGCCCTCTGAAGAGCGACCTGAAGGCGTGCGTGGCATGCCACCAGGAAGCTCCCGATTCGCTGCGCAAGAAGGTGTACGCGATCCAGGACCGTACCGTCTCTCTCTTCCTGCGCACCGGCTATGCTACCGCGACAGTGGCAAAAATATTCGAGATGGCCAACAAGGCAAACGCCGAAGGGAAAAAAGTAGATCCCGCGCTTTACGCCCAGGCGAAGGAAGCGTATGAAGAGGCATTCTACAGGCTCGTATTTATCGGGGCGGAGAACTCCGTAGGGTTCCACAACCCTCAGGAGTCGCTTCGTGTGCTGGGGGACGCCCAGAAGTACGCAGCGAAGGCGGACGCCACGCTGCGGCAGGCGATGAAGAGCGCAGGCGTCCCGGTGCCGGTGAAGGTCGACCTCCAGCTCTCGAAGTACCTGAACGAGCGCGGCGCGAAGAAGCTTATGTTCCATCCGGAGCGTGAGATCAAGGATCCCTTCGAAGGGAAGTAG
- a CDS encoding DUF72 domain-containing protein codes for MIRVGSCSWTEKSLLESGVFYPSGVSSAEGRLRHYAASFDTVEVDSSYYAIPAQTTTTQWSERTPEGFLFHLKAYAALTGHNINPKTLPKDLFELLPEAERRQPSIRIADPLFLLEIAAALVSAVEPLRSTKKLGFLIFQFPPWFGYKTAHLDYLLQCKEMMKGLPVAVEFRHGSWLTRQRADETFSFLREHKITYITADEPHLGTLATIPFLPETTTPIAYLRLHGRNRESWLSKGHERYHYNYSEAELLQLGQVAREMSVKARTVFVMFNNCHIGYAIINALQMQKILHGNAPSALP; via the coding sequence ATGATCAGGGTCGGCTCGTGCTCGTGGACGGAGAAATCGCTACTGGAAAGCGGCGTCTTTTACCCCTCCGGCGTATCGTCCGCCGAGGGGCGCCTCAGGCACTACGCCGCAAGCTTCGACACGGTCGAGGTGGACAGCAGCTACTACGCCATCCCGGCCCAGACGACCACCACACAATGGAGCGAGCGCACCCCGGAAGGATTCCTCTTCCACCTGAAGGCGTACGCGGCGCTCACCGGTCACAACATCAACCCGAAGACCCTCCCGAAGGATCTGTTCGAACTCCTCCCCGAGGCGGAGCGCAGGCAGCCCTCCATCCGCATCGCCGACCCGCTCTTTCTCCTGGAGATCGCCGCGGCGCTGGTGTCGGCAGTGGAGCCGCTGCGCAGCACCAAAAAGCTCGGCTTCCTCATATTCCAGTTCCCCCCGTGGTTCGGCTACAAGACCGCACATCTCGACTACCTCCTGCAGTGCAAGGAGATGATGAAGGGGCTTCCAGTTGCGGTGGAATTCAGGCATGGCAGCTGGCTCACCCGGCAGCGAGCCGACGAGACCTTCAGCTTTCTGCGGGAACACAAGATAACCTACATCACCGCCGACGAGCCGCACCTCGGCACCCTTGCGACGATCCCCTTTCTCCCCGAGACGACGACCCCTATCGCCTACCTGCGCCTGCACGGCAGAAACAGGGAGAGCTGGCTCAGCAAGGGGCACGAGCGCTACCACTACAACTACTCCGAGGCGGAGCTCCTGCAGCTTGGACAGGTAGCGCGGGAGATGTCGGTGAAGGCGAGAACGGTCTTTGTCATGTTCAACAACTGCCACATCGGCTACGCCATCATAAACGCCCTGCAGATGCAGAAGATCCTGCACGGTAACGCTCCCTCCGCGCTTCCTTGA
- a CDS encoding ferritin-like domain-containing protein, whose amino-acid sequence MEILAFAKKMELDGKAHYEKLAARSGHIGLKAIFLGLAQDEQKHYEYIQKMEEGMSGAMLDTPMLEEAQNVFNVLSADQKVTDSMKEDTDGYLYAMKAEADSVRLYEDAASKVDSADHAQLLLKIANEEKKHYNIMENLYDFVLQPKYYLEWREFTNLREL is encoded by the coding sequence ATGGAAATCCTGGCATTTGCAAAGAAGATGGAACTCGACGGCAAGGCGCATTATGAAAAGCTCGCGGCGCGGTCCGGCCACATCGGGCTGAAGGCCATCTTCCTGGGGCTCGCCCAGGACGAGCAGAAGCATTACGAGTACATCCAGAAGATGGAAGAGGGGATGTCGGGGGCGATGCTCGATACCCCCATGCTGGAGGAAGCGCAAAACGTCTTCAACGTCCTTTCCGCCGACCAGAAGGTAACCGACAGCATGAAGGAAGATACCGACGGCTACCTTTACGCCATGAAGGCGGAGGCGGACAGCGTGAGGCTTTACGAAGATGCCGCAAGCAAGGTCGATAGCGCGGATCATGCCCAGCTTCTTCTGAAGATAGCAAACGAGGAAAAGAAGCATTACAACATCATGGAGAATCTGTACGACTTTGTGCTGCAACCGAAGTACTACCTGGAGTGGCGGGAATTCACCAACCTGCGTGAGCTGTAG
- a CDS encoding M23 family metallopeptidase, whose protein sequence is MKLSAFFLFIIIAALAVGGFFYFQDTTAPYVALSRESGPLSAKGEMTVRAGDRGSGLKSLTVSVIQGEKPVTVLSKSYPKGTANATEKLDLTPAALKQGPFKLQVSATDHSIFNFGSGNSNSKVHTYEFDNKPPAVVVLSTAHNIARGGVGLAIYTVSKEVSKTGVAFDNRFFPAYRQPGGYYACLFPFPFDADETKYIPKILAVDLAGNQRLTGIYFHLLPKVFPADRINLTDAYLDHVNGQFQDQFPQAKTPLEVFLKVNRELRVADAKKLQETGLKTSPTPLWKDVFLRMPNSAPRGAYAQRRTYIYQGKEVDQQTHLGTDLAALAHAQIPAANSGKVAYADYLGIYGQCVIIDHGMGLQSLYGHLSAISVKAGDVVQKGQIIGNTGDTGLAGGDHLHFGMLVSGEQVNPVEWWDPSWIRNNISSKLEAADAMSKTK, encoded by the coding sequence GTGAAACTGTCCGCCTTCTTCCTCTTCATCATCATTGCCGCCTTGGCCGTTGGCGGATTTTTTTACTTTCAGGACACTACCGCGCCGTACGTGGCGCTGAGCCGGGAAAGCGGTCCTCTCTCCGCAAAGGGTGAAATGACCGTCAGAGCGGGAGACCGTGGCTCCGGGCTGAAGAGCCTCACAGTCAGCGTCATCCAGGGGGAGAAGCCCGTCACGGTACTGTCGAAGAGCTACCCGAAGGGAACGGCAAACGCCACAGAGAAACTCGACCTCACACCTGCAGCGCTGAAGCAGGGCCCCTTCAAGCTGCAGGTGAGCGCCACCGACCACTCTATCTTCAACTTCGGCTCCGGAAACTCGAACTCCAAGGTCCACACCTACGAATTCGACAACAAGCCCCCTGCGGTCGTCGTCCTCAGCACCGCCCACAACATAGCCCGCGGCGGGGTCGGCCTTGCCATATACACCGTGTCAAAGGAGGTTTCGAAAACCGGCGTAGCCTTCGACAACCGCTTCTTCCCGGCATACCGCCAGCCGGGCGGCTACTACGCCTGCCTCTTCCCCTTCCCCTTCGACGCTGACGAGACGAAGTACATACCAAAGATCCTCGCCGTTGACCTCGCCGGAAACCAGCGGCTTACCGGGATCTACTTCCATCTCCTCCCGAAGGTTTTCCCGGCGGACAGGATCAATCTCACCGACGCCTACCTCGACCACGTGAACGGCCAGTTCCAGGACCAGTTTCCGCAGGCGAAGACGCCGCTGGAAGTCTTTCTGAAGGTAAACAGGGAACTGCGGGTGGCAGACGCGAAAAAGCTGCAGGAGACGGGGCTTAAGACCTCCCCGACGCCGCTCTGGAAAGACGTGTTCCTGCGCATGCCGAACTCCGCCCCCCGCGGCGCGTACGCACAGCGGCGCACCTACATCTACCAGGGGAAGGAGGTCGACCAGCAGACGCATCTCGGCACCGACCTCGCGGCGCTCGCCCACGCACAGATACCGGCAGCAAACAGCGGGAAGGTCGCCTATGCCGATTACCTGGGAATCTACGGCCAGTGCGTCATCATCGATCACGGCATGGGGCTGCAGAGCCTTTACGGGCACCTGAGCGCCATCTCGGTAAAAGCCGGTGACGTCGTACAGAAAGGGCAGATAATCGGAAACACCGGCGACACCGGCCTCGCCGGCGGCGATCATCTCCACTTCGGGATGCTGGTATCGGGGGAGCAGGTAAACCCGGTCGAGTGGTGGGATCCCTCCTGGATAAGGAACAACATTTCAAGCAAGCTGGAAGCGGCCGACGCCATGAGCAAGACGAAGTAA
- a CDS encoding HD domain-containing protein, whose product MRGADCRRLLKRWMNDGSFDELLPEVAALRGVPQPEAYHAEGDVFTHTMLAVDALDDDVDPRVFWGTLLHDIGKAQTTVMVNGQWHAYGHAKAGALLVPAAMERIGFPHLAPDVAWLVREHLFHFTWELRGDGTLTKLQRRYMEQPLFPLLLQVCLADAVASYGKSLKGRKIEEIAEMYEEFIPGEEWPLD is encoded by the coding sequence TTGAGAGGCGCAGATTGCAGGAGACTTTTGAAGCGCTGGATGAATGACGGCTCTTTCGATGAACTTCTTCCGGAGGTCGCGGCCCTGCGCGGCGTGCCCCAGCCGGAGGCGTATCATGCGGAGGGGGATGTCTTCACTCACACGATGCTCGCGGTCGATGCCCTCGATGACGATGTGGACCCCCGGGTCTTCTGGGGGACGCTGCTGCACGACATCGGCAAGGCGCAAACGACGGTGATGGTGAATGGCCAGTGGCATGCCTACGGCCACGCGAAGGCGGGGGCTCTCCTTGTCCCCGCTGCCATGGAGCGCATTGGCTTTCCCCATCTCGCGCCCGATGTGGCCTGGCTTGTGCGGGAACATCTCTTTCACTTTACGTGGGAACTGCGGGGCGACGGCACTCTCACGAAGCTGCAGCGCCGTTACATGGAGCAGCCGCTCTTCCCCCTTCTCCTGCAGGTCTGTCTGGCCGACGCAGTGGCCTCCTACGGGAAGAGCCTGAAGGGGCGAAAGATAGAGGAGATCGCGGAGATGTACGAGGAATTCATCCCGGGAGAAGAATGGCCGCTCGACTAG
- the rtcA gene encoding RNA 3'-terminal phosphate cyclase → MIEIDGGMGEAGGQLLRTSLSLSCITGKPFRIFDIRKARKKPGLMPQHLVCVQAAARISGAEIAGAEQGSRDLTFVPAQVQPGNYSFPIGTAGATSMVLQTVVPALLFTGSESRLLFSGGTHVPFSPPWDYLTDVFAPAVKKLGVMLSLTLERHGFYPKGGGAVRCKVEPVSSLVPLAARERGALRRISGVAAVANLPVSIAEREAASAVHVIREALGADTPCEVRVKEVKAFGAGTFIFLKAEYEESIAGFSAIGERGKRAETVGEEAAQEMVQHHRAGAPIDPHLADQMVLYLPLCREPSVFFTSRITGHLLTNLEVTGRFLHFSYEVAGDRGGPGTVRIRPL, encoded by the coding sequence ATGATCGAGATAGATGGGGGCATGGGGGAGGCGGGGGGGCAGCTCCTGCGGACTTCCCTGAGTCTTTCGTGCATAACCGGTAAGCCTTTCCGAATATTTGACATACGGAAGGCGCGGAAAAAACCGGGGCTGATGCCGCAGCACCTCGTCTGTGTGCAGGCCGCTGCCCGCATCTCCGGCGCGGAGATAGCCGGTGCGGAACAGGGCTCTCGTGATCTCACCTTTGTCCCTGCGCAGGTGCAACCCGGGAACTACTCCTTTCCGATCGGGACGGCCGGTGCCACCTCCATGGTGCTGCAGACGGTCGTTCCGGCGCTTCTATTCACCGGCAGCGAGAGTCGTCTCCTCTTTAGCGGCGGCACCCATGTACCGTTCAGTCCTCCGTGGGATTACCTCACCGATGTCTTCGCTCCTGCAGTGAAGAAGCTCGGGGTAATGCTTTCACTCACCCTGGAGCGGCACGGCTTTTACCCCAAGGGGGGAGGGGCGGTCCGCTGCAAGGTGGAGCCCGTGTCGTCCCTGGTGCCGCTGGCCGCGAGAGAGAGGGGGGCGCTGCGGCGTATCAGCGGGGTGGCGGCGGTTGCCAATCTTCCCGTCTCGATAGCCGAGCGGGAGGCGGCGAGTGCCGTGCACGTCATCCGCGAGGCTCTCGGAGCGGATACCCCTTGTGAGGTCAGGGTGAAAGAAGTGAAGGCTTTTGGCGCGGGAACTTTCATCTTTTTGAAGGCGGAATATGAGGAGAGCATCGCGGGATTCTCGGCGATAGGGGAACGGGGGAAGCGGGCCGAGACGGTAGGGGAGGAGGCTGCGCAGGAAATGGTGCAGCACCACCGCGCGGGCGCTCCCATAGATCCGCACCTCGCGGACCAGATGGTGCTCTACCTTCCCCTTTGCAGGGAACCGTCTGTCTTCTTTACCTCACGCATTACGGGGCACCTCCTGACGAACCTGGAGGTGACCGGGCGCTTTCTGCACTTTTCCTACGAGGTTGCAGGGGACAGGGGCGGGCCGGGGACGGTGCGGATACGGCCTCTGTAG